One segment of Pleomorphomonas sp. PLEO DNA contains the following:
- a CDS encoding flagellar cap protein FliD N-terminal domain-containing protein gives MTSTSSTTSTSSTSSSSSSSSSTNYGSSDVNNVDWDGLIEELYQAKLATADSYSSKITTNETKISAYNDASDLLETLQTSSEALRAGADSSSSDSDVFAERKAYLTGVGGATASNVLTVSVESGSDTGTHSITVSQLATEQKVASGTYASSKSELSLSGSFKIGTAGGVAFQST, from the coding sequence ATGACGTCGACCTCCAGTACTACCTCCACCTCTTCGACGTCGTCCAGTTCTTCCTCCTCTTCCTCGACCAACTACGGTAGCTCAGACGTCAATAACGTCGATTGGGATGGCCTTATCGAAGAACTCTATCAAGCCAAGCTTGCTACCGCGGATAGCTATTCCTCAAAAATCACCACTAACGAAACCAAGATCTCCGCTTATAACGACGCATCGGATCTGCTCGAAACCCTCCAGACTTCATCGGAGGCGCTCAGGGCCGGTGCCGATTCCTCCTCAAGCGATTCTGATGTTTTTGCTGAACGCAAAGCCTATTTGACCGGTGTGGGAGGAGCCACCGCGAGCAATGTTCTTACCGTTTCGGTCGAGTCCGGTAGTGACACCGGTACCCATTCCATCACGGTTAGTCAGCTTGCTACGGAGCAGAAGGTAGCGAGCGGCACTTATGCTTCTTCAAAGTCGGAACTGTCGTTATCGGGGAGCTTTAAAATTGGAACCGCGGGGGGAGTAGCGTTTCAGTCGACGTGA
- a CDS encoding sigma-70 family RNA polymerase sigma factor — protein MMVAAASSFRVDASVPLGSSVDGEGIAVGRARDEDDKLLELIANDDRDAFARLVERHADRGFALALRILKNVADADDAVQDSFLKLWTHRKRMEIGRAKFSTWLYRVITNRCIDLRRKPVMDDLETAPEVADGAEDAPTQMHRASMNSLLESALAKLPDQQRIAVILSYHESMSNAEIAEVMETTVMAVESLLKRGRQHLRRHLSQAEDDIRQSFTRD, from the coding sequence ATGATGGTTGCTGCAGCGAGCTCTTTCCGTGTTGATGCATCTGTCCCCCTCGGTTCGTCCGTGGACGGCGAAGGAATAGCTGTTGGGCGTGCGAGGGACGAGGACGATAAGCTCCTCGAGCTGATTGCCAATGATGACCGAGACGCTTTCGCTCGGCTCGTAGAACGGCATGCCGATCGGGGCTTTGCCTTGGCACTCCGTATTCTGAAGAATGTCGCCGATGCCGATGATGCGGTGCAGGATAGCTTCTTGAAGCTCTGGACCCACCGCAAGCGCATGGAGATCGGGCGGGCCAAGTTTTCGACCTGGCTCTATCGCGTCATCACCAATCGCTGCATCGACCTCCGGCGTAAGCCTGTGATGGATGACCTCGAAACGGCGCCCGAAGTGGCTGACGGCGCCGAGGACGCGCCCACGCAGATGCATCGCGCGTCGATGAACAGCCTGCTGGAGTCAGCCTTGGCAAAATTGCCCGACCAGCAGCGCATCGCCGTGATCCTCAGCTATCACGAGTCTATGTCGAACGCCGAAATCGCCGAGGTTATGGAGACCACTGTGATGGCTGTGGAGTCGCTGCTAAAGCGCGGAAGACAGCATTTGCGCCGGCATTTGTCGCAGGCGGAAGATGATATCCGTCAGTCATTTACTCGCGATTAA
- a CDS encoding flagellin, with translation MPVIATNTAANSAVRYLNKNADSQSSSLSKLASGSRISQASDDAAGLAISTRLSSDVATLNQASTNSTNAIAVLQTADGGASNISDILQRMKVLATESASGTVTDTERSYIDEEFSSLTSQIDTIASGTRFNSQSLLTSNNMFSSGVSVMVGSSSTDTINIKLTGLDATTLGVKTLDVTSQSNANTALTALDSAIDTVSNARASIGAQESQFQFSSDSISTQVENLESAKSSISDVDVASEEAKLASSQVMVQAAVAAASSANSLTQNLLKLMQ, from the coding sequence ATGCCCGTTATCGCGACCAACACCGCCGCCAACTCCGCCGTTCGCTACCTCAACAAGAATGCCGACTCGCAGTCCTCGTCGCTGTCCAAGCTGGCGTCGGGTTCTCGCATCAGCCAGGCGTCGGACGACGCCGCCGGTCTTGCCATCTCGACCCGCCTGTCGTCAGACGTTGCGACGCTCAACCAGGCCTCCACCAACTCCACGAACGCCATTGCGGTGCTGCAGACGGCCGATGGTGGCGCGTCCAACATTTCCGACATCCTGCAGCGTATGAAGGTTCTGGCCACCGAGTCGGCCTCCGGTACCGTGACTGATACCGAGCGCAGCTATATCGACGAAGAATTCTCGTCGCTGACCAGCCAGATCGATACGATCGCCAGCGGTACCCGCTTCAACTCGCAGAGCCTGCTGACCAGCAACAATATGTTCTCCTCCGGCGTCAGCGTGATGGTTGGCTCGTCGAGCACCGACACAATCAATATCAAGCTGACTGGCCTCGATGCCACGACTCTTGGCGTCAAAACGCTTGATGTCACGAGCCAGAGCAACGCCAACACCGCTCTGACGGCACTCGACAGCGCCATCGATACCGTATCGAACGCGCGTGCCAGTATCGGTGCTCAGGAAAGCCAGTTCCAGTTCAGCTCAGACTCGATCTCCACGCAGGTTGAAAACCTTGAATCGGCCAAATCATCCATCTCCGATGTCGACGTCGCATCTGAAGAGGCGAAGCTCGCCTCGTCGCAGGTGATGGTGCAGGCAGCCGTGGCAGCGGCGTCGTCAGCTAACAGCCTGACGCAGAACCTGCTGAAGCTAATGCAGTAA
- a CDS encoding NUDIX hydrolase — protein sequence MGKAVADGKIQHQVAALPFRRTADGDVSVLLVSSRETHRPLIPKGWRMKGKTDRKAAAIEAMEEAGVLGTPSRTPIGHYRYWKRLPDCFALVDVDVYSLEVTENLSDWPERTQRQRQWMSCEDAAVVVDEPGLAHILQSFRA from the coding sequence ATGGGCAAGGCAGTCGCCGACGGAAAGATTCAGCATCAGGTCGCGGCCCTTCCGTTCCGCCGGACGGCGGATGGAGACGTGTCGGTACTGCTCGTGTCCTCGCGCGAAACCCATCGTCCATTGATCCCCAAGGGCTGGCGCATGAAGGGTAAGACCGACCGCAAGGCAGCGGCCATCGAGGCGATGGAAGAGGCCGGTGTGCTCGGCACGCCGTCCAGGACGCCGATTGGCCACTACCGGTATTGGAAGCGGCTCCCGGACTGCTTCGCCCTGGTCGATGTTGACGTCTATAGCCTCGAAGTCACGGAAAATCTCTCCGACTGGCCTGAGCGGACTCAGCGGCAGCGGCAGTGGATGAGCTGTGAAGATGCTGCCGTGGTTGTGGACGAGCCGGGGCTTGCCCACATACTACAGTCGTTCCGCGCCTGA
- a CDS encoding class I SAM-dependent methyltransferase yields the protein MEFREGLTRLQDLLIHSMAEFGDLILSSLSIAKVEAVVEIGAEYGGMSTLLAKFVNRVEGSLVCIDPCPKPEFLSWVEAEPRVRHDARPSLEALFDIKAADAWLIDGDHNWYTVYNELKAINGICRDQKQPLLIFLHDVGWPCARRDQYYEPSRIPQEYRNVFSFDAGAIPGRSSLVPNSGFRGMGAFAYAVEEGGPRNGVLTAVDDFLREMLANGQEMAFVEIPAVFGLGVLFAMDAPWSEQLANVLFPFHQNSLLARLEENRLLNYLKVIEAQDRS from the coding sequence ATGGAATTCCGCGAAGGGCTGACACGCTTGCAAGATCTTCTCATTCATTCGATGGCCGAATTCGGCGACCTGATCCTGTCATCATTGTCGATCGCCAAAGTCGAGGCGGTCGTCGAAATTGGTGCTGAATACGGCGGCATGTCGACGCTGCTCGCCAAGTTTGTGAATAGGGTAGAGGGAAGCTTGGTCTGTATAGATCCATGCCCAAAGCCTGAATTTTTAAGTTGGGTAGAGGCAGAGCCGAGAGTGAGGCACGATGCCCGCCCCAGCCTTGAAGCGCTTTTTGACATCAAGGCCGCCGATGCTTGGTTGATCGACGGAGATCACAATTGGTACACGGTCTATAACGAGCTTAAAGCAATCAACGGCATTTGCCGCGACCAAAAGCAGCCGCTGTTGATCTTTCTCCATGATGTCGGTTGGCCGTGTGCAAGACGCGATCAATATTATGAGCCATCGCGGATTCCACAGGAGTACCGCAATGTGTTCTCCTTCGATGCCGGTGCGATTCCCGGCAGATCCAGCCTCGTTCCGAATTCCGGATTTCGGGGAATGGGCGCCTTCGCCTATGCGGTTGAAGAAGGAGGACCGAGAAATGGCGTCTTGACGGCGGTAGACGATTTTCTACGCGAAATGCTCGCCAATGGCCAAGAGATGGCCTTTGTCGAAATTCCGGCCGTATTCGGTCTAGGCGTCCTATTTGCAATGGATGCCCCCTGGAGCGAGCAACTTGCAAATGTACTGTTTCCGTTTCACCAGAACTCGCTTCTAGCTCGCCTGGAGGAAAACCGGCTGCTCAACTATCTCAAGGTGATTGAGGCTCAGGATCGCTCTTGA